From a region of the Paralichthys olivaceus isolate ysfri-2021 chromosome 4, ASM2471397v2, whole genome shotgun sequence genome:
- the tchp gene encoding trichoplein keratin filament-binding protein, whose translation MALPNLSAHGPSRSRALAGQLARQREQEARWRQQWEQHARYFREQSLCGQRQAVWSSGRSYQRSMSSYHKQRMKEEKTANLERRRNLLRAMLQKEQDQLEAELRELVTDRKTLTSQYLQKTEELRTARDERRKKLAQELLREHWKKNNPELREVDSALHKDHVVSQWQEQISVKKQQEVAVQEETTRFENEYERTRKEALERIKQVEKKRKAEELKLGEELCKQMEELKMKEEEATRLKKEQEALLVQQWELENIEEERRKVEERRKNSEMGYFLIRQYRAQLKRRAQKVQEELEADRKILAALLEGEQEDERLETAQRERAVADVAWMKQVIEEQLQLEQEREAEFDILHREEAQRVWEKREAEWEKERKARERLMREVLVERQQQLEQKVQKNRKAQEESLRRREELIQELELEKDIRRQEKEREEGRRTAYIQGLNAQVEQQCQEHWEKQCQKEQDEEGEREALQIQEEELRLETLRMAKKGYQEKIHSRPRSAWTWGT comes from the exons ATGGCTCTGCCGAACCTCTCGGCCCATGGACCCAGCCGCTCCCGGGCGCTGGCCGGTCAGTTGGCCCGGCAGCGGGAGCAGGAGGCCCGGTGGCGGCAGCAGTGGGAGCAGCATGCTCGGTACTTCAGAGAGCAGAGCCTCTGCGGCCAGAGACAGGCGGTGTGGAGCTCCGGTCGGTCCTACCAGCGGAG TATGTCGTCATACCATAAACAGAgaatgaaggaggagaaaacgGCAAATCTGGAGCGGCGCAGGAATCTGCTGAGGGCCATGCTTCAAAAGGAACAAGACCAGCTGGAGGCCGAGCTCCGAGAACTGGTAACTGACAGGAAAACACTGACAAGTCAGTATTTGCAAAAAACTGAGGAGCTTCGCACAGCCAGAGATGAGAGAAGGAAGAAG CTTGCACAAGAGCTGTTGCGGGAGcactggaagaaaaacaacccAGAGTTGCGAGAG GTCGACTCAGCATTACATAAAGATCATGTTGTCAGCCAATGGCAGGAGCAGATATCTGTGAAGAAACAG CAAGAAGTGGCAGTGCAGGAGGAGACGACGCGCTTCGAAAATGAATATGAGCGCACCCGAAAAGAGGCTCTGGAGCGGATTAAACAGgtggagaagaaaaggaaagcaGAGGAGCTCAAATTAGGAGAAGAGCTCTGCAAACAGATGGAAGAACTGAAGATGAAGGAAGAAGAG gccaCTCGTCTAAAGAAGGAGCAAGAGGCTCTGCTGGTGCAGCAGTGGGAGCTGGAGAAcatagaggaggagagaaggaaggtgGAGGAAAGACGAAAGAATTCTGAGATGGG ATATTTCTTGATCCGTCAATATCGAGCTCAGTTGAAGAGAAGAGCGCAGAAAGTGCAGGAGGAACTG GAGGCCGATCGTAAGATCCTGGCAGCTTTGCTggaaggagagcaggaggacgaGAGGCTGGAGACCGCACAAAGGGAAAGGGCTGTCGCTGATGTTGCCTGGATGAAACAAGTGATTGAAGAGCAACTTCAGTTAGAGCAAGAACGGGAGGctgagtttgacattttgcacag AGAAGAAGCTCAGCGTGTATGGGAGAAACGAGAGGCAGagtgggagaaggagaggaaagccAGAGAGCGGCTCATGCGTGAG GTGCTTGTGGAGCGACAGCAGCAGTTGGAGCAGAAGGTGCAGAAGAACCGCAAGGCTCAGGAGGAATCACTGAGGAGACGAGAAGAGTTGAtccaggagctggagctggagaaggacaTCAGACgtcaggagaaggagagagaagagggtcGCAGGACAGCATATATACAAGGGTTAAATGCTCAG GTGGAGCAGCAGTGCCAAGAGCATTGGGAGAAGCAGTGCCAGAAAGAGCAGgacgaggagggagagagggaggcccTTCAAATccaagaggaggagctgaggctgGAGACGCTGAGGATGGCCAAGAAAGGGTATCAGGAGAAG ATTCACAGCAGACCTCGTTCCGCCTGGACATGGGGAACCTAA